A single window of Pectobacterium parmentieri DNA harbors:
- a CDS encoding glycosyltransferase family 2 protein encodes MRNDIFVSVVLPVYNESDRIDQVLLSLLYQKTHNNLITHDTYELIIVDNNSTDDSINKINDFKVRHPYIDIHVIKETIQGVSSARKRGMDYASLRSKVRDARLGVNKKHYIASADADCIVDPYWLHALIEKMVQENGDLGTCNYYYNEDTFLNRPNLLREIQKTLRCRDMSFSLFGGFPDGKGFAVERTLYDNVGGIEIFYQLDNGRFVEHLSDDWDFGIRVIAWGGKPVYARDSKVEINSRRVDTILEDVITGVAYGQDGIIVMKDVRPETEKQKAILRDTTPQQSQQAWNYSIKDYVPKNIVLPALLNPTILLDNRAVREFFTESVADRLYQRIHEIKHDSRIIDFKPIHSYKTPAYRLYFEFREDIFSAMRHAVGEDIGFPPPLPASFDAIAPEDFERFVYYFCEDRESGEAHNYFANGGVF; translated from the coding sequence ATGCGTAATGATATTTTTGTTTCCGTTGTACTCCCAGTTTATAACGAAAGTGATCGTATTGATCAGGTCCTTCTTTCACTACTCTATCAAAAAACACATAACAACCTGATTACGCATGACACCTATGAGTTAATCATTGTTGACAACAATTCCACAGACGATTCCATTAATAAAATTAATGATTTTAAAGTGCGCCACCCATACATTGATATTCATGTCATCAAGGAAACGATTCAGGGTGTTTCATCTGCCAGAAAACGAGGCATGGACTACGCCTCTCTACGCTCAAAAGTCAGAGATGCCCGTTTAGGCGTGAACAAGAAGCACTATATTGCTTCGGCTGACGCCGATTGCATCGTAGATCCTTACTGGCTGCATGCATTAATAGAAAAAATGGTGCAAGAAAATGGGGATTTAGGAACGTGTAATTACTATTACAACGAGGACACTTTCCTCAACCGCCCGAATCTCTTACGAGAAATACAAAAAACATTACGCTGTCGTGATATGTCGTTCTCGCTGTTTGGCGGCTTTCCTGACGGCAAAGGCTTCGCGGTCGAACGCACACTCTATGACAACGTAGGCGGGATAGAGATTTTTTATCAGCTCGATAATGGGCGATTTGTGGAACACCTTTCCGATGACTGGGACTTTGGGATCCGCGTCATCGCTTGGGGTGGAAAGCCGGTTTACGCCAGAGATTCCAAAGTTGAAATTAACAGCCGCCGCGTGGATACCATTCTCGAGGATGTGATCACCGGTGTTGCCTACGGACAGGATGGCATCATCGTCATGAAAGACGTGCGACCAGAGACAGAAAAGCAAAAGGCTATTCTGAGAGATACCACCCCCCAACAATCGCAACAAGCCTGGAACTACTCGATTAAAGATTATGTTCCTAAAAATATCGTACTGCCCGCGTTGCTAAACCCAACGATATTACTGGACAACCGCGCAGTACGTGAATTTTTTACCGAGTCGGTAGCAGATCGCCTCTACCAGAGGATTCATGAAATCAAACATGACAGCCGTATTATCGATTTCAAACCCATTCATTCTTACAAAACACCCGCCTACCGACTTTACTTCGAATTCCGGGAAGATATTTTCAGCGCCATGCGCCATGCGGTTGGCGAGGATATCGGCTTTCCACCACCACTCCCCGCGAGTTTCGACGCCATTGCGCCCGAAGACTTTGAACGATTTGTTTACTACTTCTGTGAGGATCGCGAATCCGGAGAAGCGCATAACTATTTCGCCAACGGGGGGGTGTTCTGA
- a CDS encoding radical SAM protein, with protein MNHAALASLNEIDPNYPIPRVYDFLSRAENSDFLDYVFKDPFGCHIFPGDITDHPLDTFFHDMEIEIKQAKQIHLWAYIPTCRYRCHFCQFPTVLLNPKAASAEAVFRDIVDYNIKEATMWLQNIPSLAQAEVGEFNIFGGTPSLLPAPELRRLMDFYQSHFNFSAASMRFEGEPGTLTKNYLQLLKELGFSKISFGAQSFNDQIIHACGRQHSAQECIETLYNARDVGFNWVSMDLIYGMLGQRVDDVKYDMEKALELALSHVVCTKLHMEEFMKTRTGVSGERESLWQKKGLIDINSMSFPGLGMQYQMREVVEKYLTPHYLEHPTMYFHQVNQPPEKWKGLITDLTQQYPEVAIGLGGSSKCARAEAVNITGYKKYKDALDQNRLPIDESRGFTPLQREVNAFKMALSTLIPVDDNIFKQRFAGRSFFDNVIINRTLNILVQKELVTIDAGVITLTANGVTLVEAIINTQFVHSSAKE; from the coding sequence ATGAATCATGCCGCCTTAGCATCCTTAAACGAAATAGATCCGAACTATCCGATACCGCGCGTGTATGATTTTCTCTCTCGAGCAGAGAATAGCGATTTTCTAGATTATGTGTTTAAAGATCCTTTTGGTTGTCACATTTTCCCCGGCGACATAACCGATCATCCTCTTGATACTTTTTTCCATGATATGGAAATTGAAATAAAGCAGGCTAAACAGATCCATTTGTGGGCCTATATCCCCACTTGCCGTTACCGCTGCCATTTCTGCCAATTTCCTACCGTTTTGCTTAACCCGAAGGCAGCATCGGCAGAAGCTGTGTTCCGCGATATCGTTGATTACAATATTAAAGAAGCAACCATGTGGCTGCAGAATATTCCCAGCCTTGCACAAGCAGAAGTGGGTGAATTCAATATTTTCGGCGGTACCCCTTCGCTACTTCCTGCACCAGAACTGCGTCGCTTGATGGATTTTTACCAAAGCCATTTTAATTTTTCGGCGGCGTCGATGCGTTTCGAAGGTGAACCTGGCACGCTGACTAAAAATTATCTGCAGTTATTAAAAGAGCTTGGTTTTTCCAAAATCAGCTTCGGTGCACAATCTTTCAATGACCAAATTATCCATGCCTGTGGTCGTCAGCATTCCGCACAAGAGTGTATAGAGACGCTCTACAACGCCAGAGATGTCGGCTTTAATTGGGTCAGTATGGATCTGATCTATGGCATGCTGGGGCAACGCGTTGATGATGTGAAATACGACATGGAAAAAGCGCTGGAATTAGCACTTTCGCATGTCGTTTGTACCAAGCTACACATGGAAGAATTCATGAAAACGCGGACTGGCGTTTCGGGAGAACGCGAAAGTCTGTGGCAAAAGAAAGGGCTTATCGACATTAATAGCATGAGCTTCCCTGGGTTAGGGATGCAATATCAAATGCGCGAAGTGGTCGAAAAATACCTCACTCCCCACTATCTCGAGCACCCCACCATGTATTTTCATCAGGTCAACCAGCCACCAGAAAAATGGAAGGGATTAATCACCGATCTCACCCAGCAGTACCCAGAAGTGGCGATAGGTCTTGGCGGCAGTTCGAAGTGTGCCCGGGCAGAAGCGGTCAACATCACGGGATACAAAAAATATAAGGACGCGTTGGATCAGAACCGACTGCCCATTGATGAAAGCCGAGGATTCACCCCACTGCAACGGGAAGTGAATGCTTTCAAGATGGCGCTATCAACGCTCATTCCCGTCGATGACAACATCTTCAAACAGCGTTTTGCAGGACGTAGCTTTTTCGATAACGTCATTATCAATCGAACACTCAACATACTGGTTCAGAAGGAATTGGTCACCATTGATGCTGGTGTCATCACCTTGACGGCCAATGGCGTAACGCTGGTAGAAGCGATAATTAACACGCAGTTCGTTCACTCTTCAGCGAAGGAGTAG
- a CDS encoding TonB-dependent receptor plug domain-containing protein codes for MNKKATRWALFMLPAIYSGAINAATNDLSITHSSTSHSTTNSDEITVISAGRTEQNLWESPVTMQVVDNEKLSKYTSDSIAEALRDIPGVDITDTALAGRKQIRIRGEEASRVLVLIDGQEVTYQRAGPNYSLGLLIDPSYIERIEVVKGPHSVLYGSQAIGGVINFITRKGGDKPLSGKIKAVYDSATAGWQESGLAYGSIGNFDYRLSGSYSDQGNRSTPDGRLPDTHFRNSGQSAWLGYRLGDHKFGLSLDSFKLSTQTYTDSDEYDSFSVRIPELERKKVGLFYDWQLGGEVLKNLHLDAYQQNIKREFRNDLSQSGNPLRYNGMSLYQGKMAMSTGTDDKQTSRGLTLQADITPLADHTLIAGGQWLSDVVKQNAFSDVHADGFLSPVAPFPISVNPSSVSNSHWRQNSWALFAQDAWKITPDWTWTLGARQYWVESLSYGGQKTGTIRMNGMVMPNNSTFATKKENDSTLVTASSLRYSGFDNIQLRASFAQGYVYPTLTHKFYDTAAGGNTTYGNAALQAETSDNYEVGMRYKDENWLLDSAVYHSRAKDYITTLNCAGNAICSGSTAEGSRYYANANRATTYGMEMYAEYLGWTLSPYVNGNIIRRELELPTRSTYRTGEPTFTGKIGVKNITLFERMELESDLYFRAVSRAKDETADTAVQHSGWATANLEFTSTFGSENQYQVTLALNNLLDKRYTTAHESIPASGFSTAIGAAFSF; via the coding sequence AATAACCGTTATTAGCGCAGGGAGAACGGAACAGAATTTATGGGAAAGTCCCGTCACTATGCAGGTTGTCGATAATGAAAAGCTGAGTAAATATACCAGCGATTCTATTGCCGAAGCGCTACGTGATATTCCCGGCGTCGATATTACTGATACCGCATTAGCGGGTCGTAAACAAATACGTATTCGCGGGGAAGAAGCCTCACGCGTATTAGTGTTAATTGACGGACAGGAAGTCACTTATCAACGTGCGGGGCCCAATTACAGCCTCGGATTATTAATTGATCCTTCTTATATCGAGCGCATCGAAGTGGTAAAAGGCCCGCATTCGGTATTATATGGTTCACAGGCTATCGGCGGCGTCATTAACTTTATAACCCGCAAAGGCGGAGACAAGCCGCTGAGTGGCAAAATCAAAGCCGTTTACGACAGCGCCACCGCTGGCTGGCAGGAATCCGGCTTAGCCTACGGGTCCATCGGCAACTTTGACTACCGCCTCAGCGGCAGCTATAGCGACCAAGGCAACCGCAGCACGCCGGATGGCCGTCTGCCGGATACCCATTTTCGTAACAGCGGCCAGTCAGCTTGGCTCGGCTATCGTCTGGGCGATCATAAGTTCGGCCTGTCGCTGGACAGCTTCAAACTCAGTACGCAGACCTATACCGATTCGGATGAATACGACAGTTTTAGCGTGCGAATTCCTGAATTGGAAAGAAAGAAGGTCGGCCTATTTTATGACTGGCAGCTCGGCGGCGAAGTGCTGAAAAATCTGCATCTGGACGCCTACCAGCAAAATATTAAGCGTGAGTTCCGTAACGATTTATCGCAGAGCGGTAACCCGCTGCGTTATAACGGCATGTCGCTTTATCAGGGCAAAATGGCGATGAGTACAGGAACCGACGACAAGCAGACCAGTCGAGGGTTGACCTTACAGGCGGATATCACGCCATTAGCCGATCATACGCTGATTGCAGGGGGACAGTGGCTCTCCGATGTGGTGAAGCAAAACGCCTTCTCCGATGTTCATGCAGACGGTTTTCTCTCTCCTGTCGCACCTTTCCCTATCTCGGTTAACCCCAGTTCGGTATCCAACAGCCACTGGCGGCAAAATAGCTGGGCACTGTTCGCACAGGATGCATGGAAAATAACGCCAGACTGGACGTGGACGCTAGGCGCGCGCCAGTATTGGGTTGAGTCACTCTCATACGGCGGACAAAAGACAGGCACAATAAGAATGAACGGTATGGTGATGCCGAACAACAGCACGTTCGCCACGAAGAAGGAAAATGACAGTACCTTAGTCACCGCCAGCAGTTTGCGCTATTCCGGCTTTGACAATATCCAACTGCGCGCCTCCTTTGCCCAAGGTTATGTCTACCCGACCCTGACGCATAAATTTTACGACACGGCGGCGGGCGGGAATACCACTTATGGTAACGCCGCTCTACAAGCGGAAACGTCGGATAATTATGAGGTCGGCATGCGCTATAAAGATGAGAACTGGCTGCTAGATAGCGCCGTTTATCATTCACGCGCTAAAGATTACATCACCACGCTTAACTGCGCGGGTAACGCCATCTGTTCCGGCAGTACGGCTGAAGGTAGCCGTTACTACGCTAATGCCAATCGTGCGACCACATACGGGATGGAAATGTATGCGGAATACCTCGGCTGGACGCTGTCTCCTTACGTTAACGGTAACATCATCCGCCGTGAGCTGGAACTGCCGACTCGCAGCACCTATCGCACCGGTGAACCCACCTTTACTGGCAAGATCGGGGTCAAAAACATCACGTTGTTCGAGCGAATGGAGCTGGAATCAGATCTCTACTTCCGGGCAGTCTCACGAGCGAAGGATGAAACAGCAGATACCGCCGTCCAGCATAGCGGTTGGGCAACGGCCAATCTGGAATTCACCAGTACCTTCGGCAGCGAGAATCAGTATCAAGTCACGCTGGCATTGAACAACCTGCTGGATAAACGTTACACCACCGCGCACGAAAGCATTCCGGCATCCGGTTTCAGCACCGCGATTGGCGCGGCGTTCTCATTCTGA
- a CDS encoding MFS transporter, giving the protein MNADLSRPQTKSNIQAQHSTRGIFFMAGLGMSAWAPLIPFAKSHLNIDDSTLGLLLFCIAAGSMAVMPFTGRLIVKFGCKALIITSAIVFCIVLPVIVSATTLMGMGAALLVFGAVNGLLDVTMNAQAVIVERESQQAKMSGFHGFYSIGSIAGAGCMSLLLWFGATPKQSIWLIVLFIILIIVTTSAHLLAKLPQRVSSSYATLQALSHPKLLVIAIICFFIFLIEGAMLDWSAVFLHTERGMEKSMAGFGYTFYSIAVALGRLYGDRLINIVGRLRILVLGCLSAAIGLVIIVSTDVTFFSFAGFMLAGIGLSNIIPLLFTSAGNQPNVPTHVAIPTVTFVGYSGLLSGPALIGGISHHFSLTVAFSAGVVILLLIGIFARTITR; this is encoded by the coding sequence GTGAATGCGGATTTATCCCGTCCCCAGACAAAATCAAATATCCAGGCGCAGCATTCAACCCGTGGGATCTTTTTTATGGCGGGTCTGGGGATGTCAGCATGGGCTCCGCTAATTCCTTTTGCCAAATCTCATCTCAATATTGATGACAGTACACTGGGGCTACTGTTGTTTTGCATCGCCGCAGGGTCAATGGCGGTCATGCCATTTACCGGCCGCTTAATCGTAAAATTTGGCTGTAAGGCGTTAATTATCACCTCCGCAATTGTTTTTTGCATAGTGCTTCCAGTCATCGTATCCGCCACCACGCTCATGGGAATGGGAGCGGCGTTGCTCGTTTTTGGTGCGGTAAATGGCCTGCTTGATGTAACAATGAATGCACAAGCCGTCATTGTTGAGCGAGAAAGCCAGCAGGCAAAAATGTCTGGCTTCCACGGTTTTTACAGCATTGGCAGCATCGCTGGCGCAGGGTGTATGAGCCTACTGTTATGGTTCGGCGCGACACCAAAGCAGTCTATTTGGCTGATTGTATTGTTTATTATTCTTATCATCGTCACAACATCGGCGCATTTGTTGGCGAAATTACCCCAGAGAGTGTCGTCATCCTATGCCACGCTACAGGCGCTTTCACACCCCAAACTGCTAGTTATTGCGATCATCTGTTTCTTCATCTTTTTAATCGAAGGAGCCATGCTCGACTGGTCAGCGGTTTTTCTACATACGGAACGCGGTATGGAAAAAAGCATGGCGGGTTTTGGTTATACATTTTATTCGATCGCCGTAGCGCTGGGCCGATTGTACGGCGATCGCCTCATCAATATCGTTGGCAGGCTTCGCATACTGGTTCTGGGGTGTCTATCCGCGGCCATCGGACTTGTGATCATTGTCTCCACGGATGTCACGTTTTTTTCTTTCGCTGGGTTTATGTTGGCAGGCATCGGCCTGTCCAACATTATCCCCCTCCTATTTACCTCTGCGGGAAATCAACCCAATGTGCCCACTCACGTGGCCATTCCAACCGTGACGTTTGTCGGGTATTCGGGATTATTAAGCGGGCCAGCGCTGATCGGGGGGATTTCTCACCACTTCAGCCTGACGGTGGCATTTAGTGCAGGGGTTGTGATCCTGCTACTGATCGGCATTTTTGCCCGCACGATTACACGTTAA
- a CDS encoding ABC-F family ATPase — MLSTNNITMQFGSKPLFENISVKFGGGNRYGLIGANGCGKSTFMKILGGDLVPSGGNVFLDPNERLGKLRQDQFAFEKYSVLDTVIMGHGELWAVKEERDRIYSLAEMSEADGYKVADLEVEYGEMDGYSAESRAGELLLGVGIPVDQHYGLMSEIAPGWKLRVLLAQALFADPEILLLDEPTNNLDIDTIRWLEQVLNERNSTMIIISHDRHFLNMVCTHMADLDYGELRVYPGNYDEYMTAATQARERLLSDNAKKKAQISELQSFVSRFSANASKSKQATSRARQIDKIQLDEVKASSRQNPFIRFDQDKKLFRNALEVEALTKGFDNGPLFSKLGLMIEVGEKVAILGPNGVGKSTLLKTLVGDFKPDSGTVKWSENTQIGYYAQDHEYEFDETLTVFDWMSQWKQEKDDEQAVRSVLGRLLFSQDDIKKKVKVLSGGEKGRMLFGKLMMQRPNILVMDEPTNHLDMESIESLNMALEMYEGTLLFVSHDREFVSSLATRILEMTPNKVNDFTGNYEDYLRSQGIQ, encoded by the coding sequence GTGCTAAGTACCAACAATATCACCATGCAGTTCGGCAGCAAGCCGTTGTTTGAAAACATCTCCGTTAAATTTGGCGGCGGCAACCGTTACGGTTTGATCGGCGCGAATGGTTGCGGTAAATCTACCTTTATGAAGATTCTCGGCGGCGACCTGGTGCCGAGTGGCGGTAACGTCTTCCTCGATCCTAATGAACGTCTGGGTAAACTGCGTCAGGATCAGTTCGCGTTTGAAAAATACAGCGTGCTGGATACCGTTATCATGGGCCACGGTGAGCTGTGGGCGGTAAAAGAAGAGCGCGACCGTATCTACTCATTGGCTGAAATGAGCGAAGCCGACGGCTATAAAGTGGCCGATCTGGAAGTGGAATACGGTGAGATGGATGGCTACAGCGCAGAATCACGCGCTGGCGAACTGTTGCTGGGCGTGGGTATTCCTGTTGATCAGCACTATGGCTTGATGAGTGAAATTGCTCCCGGTTGGAAACTGCGTGTCTTGTTGGCACAGGCACTGTTTGCCGATCCTGAAATCCTGCTGCTCGACGAACCGACCAACAACCTGGATATCGATACTATCCGCTGGTTGGAGCAGGTGCTGAACGAGCGTAACAGCACCATGATCATTATTTCGCATGACCGTCACTTCCTGAATATGGTCTGTACGCACATGGCGGATCTGGACTACGGCGAGCTACGTGTTTATCCGGGTAACTATGATGAATACATGACGGCCGCGACGCAGGCACGCGAACGTTTACTGTCCGATAACGCGAAGAAGAAAGCACAGATTTCCGAACTGCAATCGTTCGTCAGTCGCTTTAGCGCCAACGCCTCTAAATCCAAGCAGGCGACATCGCGCGCGCGCCAGATCGATAAAATCCAACTGGATGAAGTGAAAGCCTCTAGTCGTCAAAACCCGTTTATCCGTTTTGATCAGGATAAGAAACTGTTCCGTAATGCGCTGGAAGTGGAAGCGTTGACCAAAGGTTTTGATAACGGCCCGCTGTTTAGCAAGCTGGGTCTTATGATCGAAGTGGGTGAAAAAGTCGCCATTTTGGGTCCTAACGGTGTGGGTAAATCGACATTGCTGAAAACGCTGGTCGGTGATTTCAAACCCGATAGCGGCACCGTTAAGTGGTCGGAAAATACTCAAATTGGTTACTACGCACAGGATCACGAATACGAATTCGATGAGACGCTGACGGTGTTTGACTGGATGAGCCAGTGGAAACAAGAAAAAGACGATGAACAGGCGGTACGTAGCGTGCTTGGTCGTTTGCTGTTCAGTCAGGATGATATCAAGAAGAAAGTGAAGGTGTTATCCGGTGGTGAAAAGGGGCGTATGCTGTTCGGTAAGCTGATGATGCAGCGTCCGAATATTCTGGTAATGGATGAACCGACCAACCACCTTGATATGGAATCCATTGAATCGCTGAATATGGCGCTGGAAATGTATGAAGGGACGCTGCTGTTCGTTTCCCATGACCGTGAATTTGTTAGCTCGTTGGCAACCCGTATTTTGGAAATGACGCCAAACAAAGTGAACGACTTCACCGGCAACTATGAAGATTACCTGCGCAGCCAGGGCATTCAGTAA
- a CDS encoding PhzF family phenazine biosynthesis protein, translating into MPIVRRFKQVDVFTQQPFKGNPLAVIMEASGLTDAQMQDIARWTNLSETTFVLPATDPMADYHVRIFTPEAEMPFAGHPTLGTAHALLEDGLRPKSPGQLVQQCGVGLVPINIHDDGSLAFHAPQATIVPFDDEHTPLLEKALGITGLGSAHINKRYPPAAVYMGIRWLVVRVDSADSCLNIIPDAEALTAVQNLSQTNGIAIYGPHDSATPVDYEVRTLYIECGLLKEDPVTGSANACLAVLLRQQHSTNNVTAPLSYLARQGTMLHCDGRITVTYLNNEPWIGGHSVTIIDGTLLR; encoded by the coding sequence ATGCCTATAGTACGTCGTTTCAAACAGGTCGACGTTTTCACCCAGCAGCCTTTCAAGGGCAATCCACTTGCCGTGATTATGGAGGCGAGTGGGTTAACCGATGCGCAAATGCAGGATATCGCGCGTTGGACAAACCTGTCGGAAACCACGTTTGTTCTGCCCGCTACCGATCCCATGGCAGATTATCATGTCCGTATTTTTACGCCAGAAGCGGAGATGCCCTTTGCCGGACACCCCACGCTAGGCACTGCACATGCCCTGCTGGAAGACGGGTTACGCCCTAAATCCCCGGGCCAATTGGTGCAACAATGCGGCGTTGGCTTAGTCCCGATCAATATTCATGATGATGGCAGTCTAGCTTTTCACGCACCGCAGGCTACCATCGTGCCGTTCGATGATGAACACACGCCGCTGCTGGAAAAAGCGCTTGGCATCACCGGTCTTGGTAGTGCTCACATCAATAAGCGCTATCCGCCTGCCGCCGTATATATGGGCATTCGCTGGCTCGTGGTTCGTGTAGACAGCGCTGATTCCTGTCTGAACATCATACCGGATGCAGAAGCGCTCACCGCCGTGCAAAACCTCAGCCAGACCAATGGCATTGCTATCTACGGCCCACACGACAGCGCAACGCCTGTCGATTATGAAGTTCGCACGTTATACATTGAATGTGGCCTTCTCAAAGAAGATCCGGTTACCGGCAGCGCCAATGCCTGTCTGGCTGTGCTGCTTCGCCAGCAGCATTCCACGAATAATGTTACCGCACCACTCAGTTATCTTGCACGACAAGGTACGATGCTGCACTGCGATGGTCGTATTACCGTGACTTACCTGAACAATGAACCTTGGATCGGCGGACACAGCGTCACAATCATTGACGGTACGTTGCTACGTTAA
- a CDS encoding glycosyltransferase: protein MNTNTGAIFISFDAVAVSGITVEALKIAKLLSQKGLNAYLDLGYDIKIDKGMMNKPYSWEKEIYDNNVTLVRLDDIKSIPNYTSDFIEYSHRVLINQKTTISPTEEKRILCTIDEMSQRLAEKIIQQWENLNIGYVIVENGTLPENIIYTKALYQAIEGYGKRHQLGMFAIWRDHDLMWNSEKTTMKYGCPPYPNAVKPVKSPHITYVTLNNNLKKNLEAWCDNAIEVNVKRNTYEFNDQISYTNIREHLSIRDDDILIVRTTRIIPQKRIDRDFHLVHALNQRFAENNIDRKIYLVISGEPSENRDYYQALLNLSEKLAIKSAIKFIGLLQHRCLSSKKQAYTIEDLYYSCDLVSFLTSWDYDSYGNPIGEAISCQRCYITTDYEYYQEVYGQYGFIAPVLNISEQQDNLPDDTFIDEVYNLLINKSLMTEIANHNYDIGKKVLTNNVIDIFDLDFSGETYA, encoded by the coding sequence ATGAATACAAACACCGGAGCTATATTTATATCATTCGATGCGGTTGCCGTATCAGGAATTACCGTTGAAGCACTTAAGATAGCTAAGCTTCTCTCTCAGAAAGGACTAAACGCTTACCTTGACCTAGGCTATGATATAAAAATAGACAAAGGGATGATGAATAAGCCATACAGTTGGGAAAAAGAAATTTATGACAATAATGTGACTCTTGTTCGCCTGGATGATATTAAGAGTATTCCTAATTACACATCCGATTTTATCGAATACTCACACCGTGTTCTTATCAACCAAAAAACCACTATTTCCCCAACAGAAGAAAAAAGAATTTTATGCACTATCGATGAAATGTCTCAACGACTGGCTGAAAAAATCATTCAGCAGTGGGAAAACCTGAATATAGGTTATGTAATCGTTGAGAATGGCACCTTACCGGAAAATATCATTTATACCAAAGCGCTATATCAAGCTATTGAAGGTTACGGAAAGCGCCACCAACTGGGCATGTTTGCTATCTGGCGCGATCATGACCTTATGTGGAACAGTGAAAAAACCACAATGAAGTATGGTTGCCCACCTTACCCCAACGCAGTCAAACCAGTTAAATCCCCCCATATCACCTATGTTACACTCAATAACAATCTGAAAAAAAACCTCGAAGCCTGGTGCGACAACGCAATCGAAGTCAACGTTAAAAGAAACACCTACGAGTTCAATGATCAGATAAGTTATACAAACATAAGAGAACACTTATCCATACGTGACGATGATATTCTTATCGTTCGGACAACTCGAATTATTCCGCAAAAACGTATAGATAGAGATTTTCATCTAGTACATGCTTTAAACCAGAGGTTCGCCGAGAACAATATCGATCGTAAAATCTACCTCGTTATTTCTGGAGAACCTAGCGAAAATCGAGATTATTATCAGGCGTTACTCAACTTATCTGAAAAATTAGCGATAAAGTCAGCCATTAAATTTATCGGTTTGCTGCAACATCGATGCCTTTCAAGCAAAAAACAAGCGTACACCATAGAGGATTTATACTACTCCTGCGATTTGGTTTCTTTCCTTACCTCTTGGGATTATGACAGTTATGGCAACCCGATTGGCGAGGCTATTAGCTGCCAGCGCTGTTACATCACTACCGACTACGAATATTACCAAGAGGTTTACGGGCAATACGGTTTTATTGCCCCCGTGCTCAACATATCAGAGCAGCAAGACAATTTACCCGATGATACATTTATTGATGAAGTCTATAACCTCCTCATTAATAAATCGTTAATGACAGAGATAGCCAACCACAATTATGACATTGGAAAAAAAGTACTCACTAACAATGTTATTGACATTTTTGACTTAGATTTCTCCGGAGAGACATATGCGTAA
- a CDS encoding GNAT family N-acetyltransferase — translation METLFADKLYELRHQPHLRLTVQEESDADALFTLIQQEKPRLRRTLPWPDSVKSVDDTRETIRGNRQEFFAKTAAVYVIRWDDALAGIVSFNTIQDKEGVIGYWIAEEFEGKGIVSQAVSTLIAAYTDAKLVEHCVIKASTVNTRSNAVAQRLGFRFHHTAKNAEQIGEQWFDHNIYHYSA, via the coding sequence ATGGAAACGCTATTTGCAGATAAATTGTATGAACTACGCCATCAGCCCCACCTGCGCCTAACGGTACAGGAAGAGAGCGACGCCGATGCGCTCTTTACTCTGATTCAACAGGAAAAGCCACGCCTACGCCGAACGCTACCCTGGCCGGATTCCGTCAAGAGCGTCGATGACACGCGTGAAACTATTCGCGGTAATAGACAGGAATTCTTCGCCAAAACGGCCGCCGTGTACGTCATTCGCTGGGACGACGCGCTGGCTGGCATCGTTTCCTTCAATACGATTCAGGATAAAGAAGGCGTCATCGGCTATTGGATCGCCGAAGAATTCGAAGGGAAAGGCATTGTTTCTCAGGCCGTCAGTACGCTGATAGCCGCTTATACCGACGCAAAGCTCGTTGAGCACTGCGTGATCAAAGCCTCAACCGTCAACACGCGTAGTAATGCCGTCGCCCAACGACTTGGCTTCCGTTTTCATCACACGGCAAAAAATGCCGAGCAGATTGGCGAGCAGTGGTTCGATCACAATATTTATCACTATTCCGCCTGA